The segment AATACCAGTTGTAGACTCCTGCCGCAAGCTGGTAAAAAAGGAACAGGTTGATTGCAAAAAATGCAAAAACCGCAAGCCAGGAAAATGCCTTGAAGTTGCTGGCCAGAAACCCTGCGGCCCCCTGGCTGACTTTGCCGACACGGCCAATCAGGCCTGCCTTAATCCGAGTGTCCAAATCAGTCTCGCATGGCCTCAGGGAAGCCGTCCTTATTATGCAGCCAAAAGCCTCTGTTGCAAGCGCCCTGTATTTTGCCGAGAAAATCCCAAGCACAGCATAGACTATGGCGGCAATGAAACACAAAACCATTTATCTTCACCGCAAAAATAACCTTATTTTCCCTCTGGGAAGTCTTAAATTCTCAAGCTAGGTATTTAAATAATCTTATTTTGTTTGGCATCTGCCTTTCCCACCTAAAAACCAGGGTCCGCCTATTTTTTCCCGTGCCTTTTTTTCATTTTCCCAACTCGCCTGTAGTAAATGAACATGGCCAGGTTCAGCATTCCTCCAATGCTTGTAAGCAAGTTCAATATCAAAAACACGCCGTCATTTATAACATAAGCGTGGTACGCCAACAAAAGCGAGCCGGAAAGGGCAAGCAGGACAAACTTTATGTCAAGTCCCCTCCCCCTTTTTTTGTAGTTGTCTATGGTTTCAGGTACCCAGGCAAGAACAATGAAAACAAGCCCCAATACCCCAAGAATGTCAATCCCCATTTTCTCAACCTTTTGCACCAGCGCACATGCCATCCATTGGGCCTATTGCCCAAGCGCAACGGCATTTGCCTGCCCCCCGCGTAAAAACGCCTTTATGTTCTCAATTGTCGTATCCTCAATTCTTCGTACGGCTTCGTGCGAATAAAAGGCGCAATGCGGGGTAATCACCACATTTTCAAATTTCAAAAGCACATGGTTTTGGATTATTGTTTTCAATGCCTCTTGGGAGTAATCCTTTGAGAGAAGCTGGCCTTCTTCCTTGATTAGCCCCTCGCCCTCAAGCACGTCAAGCCCGGCCCCGCCAACCAACCCTTTTTTCAAGCCCCTGACAAGCGCCCCGGTTTCAATCAGCTCCCCTCGCGAAGTGTTAATCAGCACAACCCCTTTTTTCAGCCTGCCAATGTTTTTGCTGTTGATTAGGTGGTATGTGCTTTTATTGTAGGGCGCATGCAGTGTAATAATGTCTGAAAGCGCCAAAAGCTCCTCAAAGCTGGCATAGCAAAAACCAAGG is part of the Candidatus Parvarchaeota archaeon genome and harbors:
- a CDS encoding hydroxyacid dehydrogenase, whose amino-acid sequence is HIDLEACARRGILVSNVPSYGESTVAEHTFALLLTISRKINRIYERTARADFSLSGMQGFDLEGKTIGVVGVGKIGSHVIRIARGFGMNVIAYEPHPKPQLASSLGFCYASFEELLALSDIITLHAPYNKSTYHLINSKNIGRLKKGVVLINTSRGELIETGALVRGLKKGLVGGAGLDVLEGEGLIKEEGQLLSKDYSQEALKTIIQNHVLLKFENVVITPHCAFYSHEAVRRIEDTTIENIKAFLRGGQANAVALGQ